The Salvelinus namaycush isolate Seneca chromosome 19, SaNama_1.0, whole genome shotgun sequence DNA window ACTCTGTCAACTTTTTCAGTAAGaatttgtttctctctcttgctctaccGGTTCTCCCGTACCTTCTCCCATACCTTTTGGATTGGTGTGTGAGGTGTTGTAACGAGTGAGAGAGTTTGTGTGAGTGcattatgtgagtgtgtgtgtgaaagcgGTCAGTGCTCTGAGGTGGTGGTTTGGAGCAgtgcagtgtgtttgtgttagtggTTTGGTGGGGGGCTGTTTCGGATGTGGTGTGTTACTGGGATGTTGTAGAGCTGTAAGGGTGTTCAGTGCCTGTGGGTACCTCGACTATGTGGTTAaagtctgtgcgtgtgtgtgaatgtgtagaACGTGTCTATGAttgcaaagtgtgtgtgtgtgtcacaacaCGGTGCCGTTGGTGTTACCCACTGTCCTGTCAGCTGTGAAACCCCATGTGGGGCCTTACCAGGAAAACCATCCCACTTCACTCACGCAGCTGCCCACTGCTGGGAACTGTGGTCTCACTAAATGTGTGTTTAGAcgcgtgtgtatgtgttttgACAATATATGAATGAATAGATCAATTTTATGACATCAGCAAATGACTGAGTTAGTTACTTGAAAGCTAAGGGAATGcttgaagaagagagagggaaatgtTTAAACAATCCAACCTTTTCAGTGATCTTAATATATTAACTCACGGAAGGAGGGAAGGAATTAAGGAAGGATGTATATCAaagtcaaataaaacatttttatgaagccctttttacatcaactgatgtcacaaagtgctgtacagaaacccagcctcaaACCCCAAGCAGTGCAGATATAGAAGCAGATATATAGAAGCAAGAgaggaaacctagagaggaaccagactctgaggggtgaccagtcctcttctgaatgtgccgggtggagattataagagtaaaGTAagtaaggccagattgttcttcaagatgttcaaatgttcatagatgaccagcagtggTTGTGGAGAGTTCAACAGGTCAGTAACTCAGAAGTAAatcatagctgagcattcagagttagagacagcaggtgcggtagagagagtgtggaaaacagcaggtctgggacaggtagcacatccggtgaacaggtcagggttccatagccgcaggcagaacagttgaaactggagcagcagctcgaccaggcggactggggacatccaggagtcatcaggccaggtagtcctgaggcatggtcctagggctcaggtcctccgggaggggagggagagaagtagaggaagcatacttaaattcaggacaccagataagacgggagaattacaccagatataacataCTGACTCTAGCCCCCCGGCATATTAACTATtgtagcatagatactggagattAAGACGGGTGGGTCGGCGGTGACTGTGACCCCGTCCGACGATTCCCCTGGACAGTGCCAACCAGGCAGgaaataaccccacccactttgccaaagcacagctttcacaccactagaaggatatcaacagaccaccaacttactaccctgaggcaaagctgagtatagcccacaaagatctccaccacacaaACCCAAGGGGgcgcaaaaccggacaggaagatcacgtaagtgactcaacccactcaagtgacgcacccttcctatggacggcatggaagagcactagtaagccagtgactcagcccccgtaataggatcagatgcagagaatcccagtggagagaggggagccggccaggcagagacagcaagggcggttcttCTCCCCAGTGCCTTGCCGCTCagcttcgcacccctgggccagactatactcaatcataggacctactgaagagatgagtcttcagtaaagacttaaaggtcgagaccgagtctgcgtctctcacatagatcaacagaccattccataaaaacttagctctataggagaaatccCTGCCTCTAGCTGTTTGCTtaaaaattctagggacaataaggaggcctgcgtcttgtgtaggtatgtacggcaggaccaaatcggagacataggtaggagcaagcccatgtaatgctttgtaggttagcagtaaaaccttgaaagcTGCATAATTTTTCGTcaaaaagtttcagatttttgcattacaaaaatggaaaaaagctgtccttgaaatagtcttgatatgtcagggtccagagtaacgcagaggtcctacacagttttatttgagacgactatGCAACCATCGAGATTGTCAGACCCAACAGCAGATGGGACATAGACATCTTGGGAcatagaactagcatctctgttttttcTGAGTTTAAAAGTTAAAAAAATTGCCACCATCctcttccttatgtctgaaacacaggcttccagggtaggcaattttggagcttcaccatgtttcatcgaaatgtacagctgtgtgtcgtccgcatagcagtgaaagttgacattgtgtttccaaatgacatcaccaagaggttcattcattgttcattcagtattgtcattattacaaatatctAAAAATCGACCGATTTTgaatcggtatctgctttttttggtcctccaataatcggtatcggcgttgaaaaatcataatcggtcgacctctagtgtagaccaattagggtttccaatctctccaaaagaatgtggtgtcAGAAGCAGcgctaaggtctaggagcatgaggacagatgcagagcctttgTCTGataccattaaaaggtaatttaccacctggcACCGCCATTCCAATCAAAATCTACGTCTACAAATCCTGCCTTTTTTAGATGGATAGCTATTAAAACAGGCCagtttaaaaaattaaaaaataaatgtcatGCCACTCAGGGTTCCCCCTGCCAGGAAGTGACATCATCGTGCCGACTCATCTCCTGTTACCTGTGGAGCTGAGGTCTGGGAACTGAGAGCTGTTCTTTGTGATCTATCTCACTGTAAAACCTTATACAAGTCATTACTGTCACTCACTGGGATATATGGCTTTTCAGTTGACAGTGGAACAATCCTAACCACCGACTGaccgctctctctccatctctctctcctctcttgttgtCACGCTCTTATCTCCCCCtctcatcatccctctctctccctccagtgtTTGAACCCTTTTCTTACAGCAGTGAGGATTCAATTGACATAGAAGTCATTTGATGAAGATGTTCATACATAAAAATTCACATTTCTAAACACTTGgatagatcataatgaatatctcattctccctccctcctctagtcATCTCCAGTGTGTCTAGCAGCCATCCATGCAGGTGTAGTGTCTAACTCTGTGGGCGGTCAGATCAGTGTGGTCAACAGTAAGGGCATCCCTCACTATGATGGCTCGCTGGCTAACAACGTCTCCTCCACTGTGTAAGTACTCAGTCTGTCTGGGAGAATACATCTGCGTTCTCTTCCCTTTCCATCTCTCGCCATCATTATGTCTATCTTTCTCCAGTGGTCCCTTGTCCAACAGCCTCTTCACTTTCAAGACCAGTGGTGAGTTAAGCTACAATACAAAAACAGACCATGATACCACAGCCACACATGCTTCTGTAACCGTTTCAACTATACCTGCCACCACAATCACTACCACAATCGCCAAGACAGCCATGTGTCCTCCCACTTAAAATACACTCagtttctcgctctctctcgcgctctctcttgcgccctctctcgctcgctctctgttgctctctctcgctcgctctctgttgctctctctcgctcgctctctgttgctctctctcgctcgctctctgttgctctctctcgctcgctctctgttgctctctctcgctcgctctctgttgctctctctcgctcgctctgttgctctctcgctctctgttgctctcgctctgttgctctctctctctcgctctctctctctcgctctctgttgctctctctctctctcgctctctgttgctctctctctctcgctctctgttgctctctctctctcgctctctgttgctctctttcAGGTTGCTATGGGACACTGGGTCTAGAGTCGGGCGTTGTTAGGGACTCCCAGCTTTCTGCTTCCTCTGTGTGGGAATGGAGTGACGTGATTGGCCAGCCCAGCGAGTGGGGCCCATCTGGGGCCCGCCTTAAAAGGGTGGGGCTTCCCTGGGTGTCAGCTCACAGCGACCAGCAGCAGTGGCTACAGGTGGACCTGAAGAAGGAGAAGAGGATCACAGGCATCACCACTACAGGCTCCGCCCTCCTGGAGTATCAGTTCTACGTGTCAGCCTATCGGGTCCTCTATAGCAATGACGGACAGTACTGGAGCACCTATCGGGAGGCAGATGCTACCCAGGACAAGGTGAACTAAACACTGCTCTCATCAATAACATTCAAGGGAAACTCCACTCAAAAATGATATTTTTGGCATTTTGCATCCTCATGCGGATGTGGCaggtgacactttgcttcttgaaagtccaatatcttgaaaacttgactgctgacatgcaaaacattttgggaatgtatcaacagtggactaatgaaagaaataccaaaagatagttttgaGTGAATTTTCCCTTTAAGGAgagaggaagccactttagacAAGAGCAGGGGGGTTTGTGAGTTGTTTGTTTCTATGGCAACAGTGATTGATTGCGGTTGTTTATAGCAGGAAACATGGGAGCTGACTGTGGTTATTAAGTCCTGTGGTCACTCAGGACAGCATCTCATTAAAGATGGATGGAGATTGATTGAATGGCTGTGTTAGTCAGGATCTGTAATCAGGGCTTTTTATCCTATATTTATACAGGAGATGATCTCACTAAGGTTAAAAATCTATTTTACAAGGGAAACCTGCCCCAAGAAGGTAGCAATCAGACATTTGTTACAGACCATATATAATATTAACAATACAGTAGGCAAAGGCAAGATAACATGAGATATCATTTGGAAACATACTGTAGCTTCAATGTCCGTGTGTACTGAAGACTGTTTCTCTTTCCTGACAGAGTTTCCAGGGAAACACCAACTATCTCCAGGAAGTGCGCAATAACTTCATCCCACCAATCGAGGCACGATATGTGAGGATGAGCCCCACCCAGTGGCACCAGCGAATTGCCCTTAAGTTTGAACTGCTCGGATGCCAGTTCCATCAAGGTAACCAAACCAGCCAATCAGATGCAAGTCAGGTGTTTTGATTTTTTTTAGCCCTTTAGTAAATGAGATTTTCTTGTGGGCAGTCAAAGGTTTTCTTTTGGCATAGAGGGATTATAACTGTTCTGCCAATTCTCCCATTGGACAGCTAGGCCACGGATAAACCACCCCCCTCGTCCTCCTACTCCCCCACTGGCCGCAGACACCCCCTCACTGTACGGCTTGACCACCCACACCCCTGAAATCAGAAACACAACCATGCCCCCACGCACCAGCAAcggtgagggaggaagggaacaGAAGGAAAATAGTTACAGTATCTAGTTGTGTTGATGATCGTGATTGGTTCACactggttgtgttgtggtcatAGATGTGGCATTGGCAGCAGTGTTGGTGCCAGTGTTGGTCATGGTTCTGACTGCCCTCATCTTGACCATGGTCTGTGCCTGGCACTGGAGAAACAGGTGATGATTAACTAGTAACAACTGAATACCCATGCACTCAGTAGCTCCGAACAAagtacatttgagtcatttagcagacactcttatctagagcgacgtcagttagtgcattcatcttaagatagctaggtgagacaactacATATCACAGCTGTAAGAAGTACATTTTTCCAGAGTAAGGacttatcagcaaagtcagtgcgtGTAGGAAAGTGcacaattttttttgggggggtgacaGTTGTCTTATTTAAGATAGTCTTTGAAGACGTTTtgatgttttcagaagatgggcagggactctgctgtcctagcatcaggGCAGAGTATCACACTCTTTGattttctcctctgttctctcctcagGAAGAAGAGTTCAGAAGGGGTTTATGATTTACCTCACTGGGACCGTACAGGTAAACAcaacactctgtgtgtgtgtgtgtgtgtgtgtgtgtgtgtgtgtgtctgtgtgtctgtgtgtgtgtgtgtctgtgtgtctgtgtgtgtgtgtttaatgtgtgtgtgtctctgtccagACTGGTGGAAGAGTATGAAGCAGTTCCTGCCGTCCAAGATGGCGGAGGGGGAGGAGTCAGTCCGCTACAGAAGCAGTGCAGTGGGCCGGCTCAGAGGAAGAGGGAACGCCCCCAGACTACAGGCCAAACCcgcaggtatacacacacacacacacacacacacaccaaactgaGTTTTTGTATTTGTAACACACCCTCTTCATCTCTTCCATTAGAATATGCCCAGCCCCTGGTGAGCGGTGTGGTGACATCACTAGGTCAGAGGTCAACCTTCAAGCCAGAGGAAGGTTCTGACCACTGCTACACTGACCCTGACCTCTACGGCGCTCCTATGGCAACAGACATCTACCACGCCTACGCTGAACCCCTGCCCGCCTCCGGTGCAGAGTACGCCACGCCCATCGTGATTGACATTGCAAGCCACCTATCAGGGAGCTCCTTGCTGAGCCAGCCACCCACAGTCTCCAGCTTCATGGGCCGTAGCCCCGCCTCCCTACTCGCACGGACAGACAGTGGGCAATCGGGTAGGTCAATGTACGACACGCCCAAGAGTACAGGACAGGCCACGCCCACTGAGGATCTAGCCTATCAGGTGCCTCAGAGCAGCTCTCAGAAGCCAGCGGGGCAGAGCTGAAGGGGCGGAGTGAGGACTGTGATTGACAGGGCCGTAACCATAAACTACATCCcccatggacagagagagggggatgtaaCCCTGGGTCTGAGTCTGTAAAAAACACACTGCCTTCAAGTTAGTTCACTTGGCATGTGAGTGTGTCTACACAGGagtctgtatgtacagtatgtgtgtgtttacatatACATGCGTGGCCAGAGAGTGCTAGCATAGTGCCATACCAGTCTTATCACTGAAATAACAAAGTTGAATGTCTACatgaaagaggagagatggagagctcaCTACTGTTTCAGCCAGGCTTAGTCCACTCTGTCAGTGTGTCTTAATTTTATGTTTAGTCAAACTGTGAGTTTATATTCCTTTCGTGTGTCAATTTAAAAGTTAGCTAATTCTCCGAAGATAAGGTCTCTGAAATGGTTGCCTTCGATAGAAAGGCAATGTTTCTACCACTAATGTGTTCTAATAGTGTTTGCATAAAGGCCAAAGGTCACCTATGTCATTTTTACTACGGTACGCTTTGATTGGAGGCTTTTAGATCTGTTAGTTCTCAAAATCAGATCTCTTAACTTTTGAATTTAACCAATCACCGTTGTACATAAATCTAGAGTGAAATCCACAACAAAAACCTGTGCTCAAGTTActcaaaattattttattttatttatttttctttcatAATTCCTGCTGAAAAGGACATACTCTCACTTGAATGTTCCCAACCATTATGTGGTTGCACTGTTTTCATGGTTACACTGTTGTCATGGACACCTTGCCTCACGTGACACTGGTTGGTGACAAGTCAAAAAAAGAACCCATACACAACGTTTAGGTGCCATTTGTGTTCGCCTGATTGGATTCACACACTGCCAGATTAGGACCAGCGACTTGAGGCAGAATCCGCTGTCATGGTGAGCCTAGAGGAGCTGCCCAACTGAAGGGCTGATGTCTCTACAGTATGTCAGTGAGactaaatgttttattatttttcaTCATATAGCCATGCATGCAAATATGGCCACTGTCTGTAAGTTCACACAGAATACAGAGGGTGTAGGATGTCTGTGTGTGCTAGTTAGAGGAAGCTAGAGTCCACTCCAGCCACTCTGTCCCGGGGCCCACCCTGGGTGCAAGTTTTGTTTTTGTCCCCTAGCACCACACAGCTggttcaaataatcaaagcttgatggtGAGTTTGGGACCAAGTTTGGGGAAACCCTGGTCTAGGTTACCGCGTCAGCCTTAAAGAGCTGTGTGTAGGTCATGGATCATGTCAAAGATGGTCCGGAGAGGGAACATTATCACTAGTGACCGGTCAGCATACTGAAGTCAATATGTACAGAAATACTTCAAATTCCAAAATAGACAGTATGCGTGTGAATGTGCATCTGTGTCTGAATtactctcctgtgtgtatttcttggACATTGATTGTCTCTACTGTGattgctgtgtgttgtgtgtgtgtgtgtacgtgatgACTTTCCTTAGTGTCTTTGTGCGAGTAGCTGTGTCTGTTGAACCTTTGTATCGGTGTGTCTGTCTTTGTATGGCTGTCCTAAAGAGAGCATCTGTGTGAAGCTAgctatgtctgtatgtctgtccctATGAGTGTACTGTATCTGTGTTTGATTAGACATGTCTTTAGTAATGGATGTGAGTAGATCATTTGTCTGCTCACTCCCGGTCCTGAACACCAAATCTGATCCT harbors:
- the LOC120064177 gene encoding discoidin, CUB and LCCL domain-containing protein 2-like; protein product: MGRAVMVGRGPTEAGLFFLWTLIILLTARSSRAQKGDGCGPSVLGPSSGTLSSLGYPGTYPNHTVCEWEISVPQGRRLHFRFADLDIEDNNCQVNYLRIYEGVGPQRTQIVKFCGLGLKVPELIQSAGNRVTIQFMSGTHRSGRGFSLSYSTTEHTDLITCLDKGINFTEAEFTRYCPAGCMTSVGEVAGTVPHGYRDSSPVCLAAIHAGVVSNSVGGQISVVNSKGIPHYDGSLANNVSSTVGPLSNSLFTFKTSGCYGTLGLESGVVRDSQLSASSVWEWSDVIGQPSEWGPSGARLKRVGLPWVSAHSDQQQWLQVDLKKEKRITGITTTGSALLEYQFYVSAYRVLYSNDGQYWSTYREADATQDKSFQGNTNYLQEVRNNFIPPIEARYVRMSPTQWHQRIALKFELLGCQFHQARPRINHPPRPPTPPLAADTPSLYGLTTHTPEIRNTTMPPRTSNDVALAAVLVPVLVMVLTALILTMVCAWHWRNRKKSSEGVYDLPHWDRTDWWKSMKQFLPSKMAEGEESVRYRSSAVGRLRGRGNAPRLQAKPAEYAQPLVSGVVTSLGQRSTFKPEEGSDHCYTDPDLYGAPMATDIYHAYAEPLPASGAEYATPIVIDIASHLSGSSLLSQPPTVSSFMGRSPASLLARTDSGQSGRSMYDTPKSTGQATPTEDLAYQVPQSSSQKPAGQS